The window TATCCTCTGTAACAAAACATAAAatgatttgtttatttttatttatatcgatatcaataaataatactaTTAGAACTTGGAACAGACAAATAATGTAAATGATATACGTTACCAGATGCACTTAATGAACTATGACCTTGTATACTAATGCATCCGCCGTCATCGCTGTCTCTATCTGCTGTACTATCTTCTTCGTCCGTTTTCTCTTCGCTTCTTCGCCATAAAGGTGGTACGTCCATAGGTGAAAGTATCTTTAAATCACCCATTTTTCCCATCAAGTTCTTTATCTTACCGGAAACCGTTCGTTTCGTTCCCTGATCGTTCTCCTCGGACGGAGATGACGAAGCAACTGTTTGAATGTCTAATGATTTCGGAGGACTCTTCTTCGTCTCGTTTTCAATATCTTCTGCGACACTAGGTTCCGCAGAAGAGACTCTATGTACATCTTTATCattcttttcttctactttgTTCGACGTTGTATCAAAGGCGCTCGGTTCTTCAGCCTTTGCAAATATATTAGATTCATCAAACGTTTTGATCTCCTTAGCTAAAGTCTCTTTCGTATCATCTATTGTTTCTGATTTTGATCGTACGCTCTCttttttcgtttcttccttAATCACGCTCTTAGTAGACTTTGTACTAAACAGATCATCGTAATCGTCATCTTCGAAGACCAATCCGTGTGTTCCAATAGTGTTGGAGAACAAACTGTTACCCGACAGAACATTCTTATCCACTTTTTCACTTGAAAGAGTGGATACATCTTGCTCGACGTTATCTGTACCCGATGCAGTCGTTCCTATAGAAGATTTGTCGTTTGCTTGTTTCTTAGCAGAGAACAATTCATCTTCCTCCTTATgctctttctccttcttcttcttctcatcaTCATCATTCTTCAAGATACGAGATTCGCTTTTGGCTTCATTTTTAACAGGCTTCGTGCCAAATAAATCTCCGTCATCGATGTCCTCCTCATCATCGAACAGGCTGATCTTTTTCGTTACTCCAACGCTTTGATTCCTCTCCATCGTGTTACTTTTTACTATCGTGTCTTTGGCGTTGCTCGCAAAGAGGCCATCGTTCGATATGTCCGGAATTTTCCAACTGGAAATATTGTTTTCCGGTTTGGCCGGTGATTTCGACGCTATACCAAAGATATCGATGTCCGGCGAGTCTTTGTTACCGAATATGTCAATTTCTTCGTCGAAGAGACCTTTTCGAGGAGTAGTTTTCGCCTTTTCAGGATGTTGTACACCGGACGTGAAGAAATCGCTGCTCTTTTGAGATCTAGAACCCGAACTAGTCGTTGAGAATAATTCGTCACCGGAATCGGAGTCGTCGAAGAGGGAGGACACCTTCGACTTTGCTAGCTTAGAGTCCGCTTTCGGTAGCGGAGGTGGACCAAACAGATCTTCGTTTTCGAACACATCATCCTGTTCCGTAGATAGAACGTTCTCGTTTGATTCTCTCTGCGACTGATTGTTCGTCGAATTCGGGGTAACACTGATCGGGTTGCGAGTTTGTGCTGAGAATAGACTGTCGCTGACTACCCTTTCACGATAGATCTCCTCCGATTTTAAACGGGTCGATGTCATCTGCGGTGAATTAATACTGAAACAAATAAgaagaataaattttcttatttttatgttttttaattttataaacaataccACGCACGCTTTAAAAATAGTACCACCAATGCCACCTAAGCGCGATGAAGCGCTCTCTTTAAAAAAGACCGCCGTAGAgcttatgaaatatattttttaaaatctcTGGTCTTCCCGCTCATCTTTAGATGGCGCCAACACTGCTGTTTTCAAAGCGCGCACTGATTTATGAATTGAAACAGATAAAAATAACTTTTGCGCAATATTTTcagtttattaaattaattactctACAGTCACATAAACATTTTgatgaaacaaaaataacaatgaCAAAAAAGTGACCATCATTTTTTAACTTTGAATGTTCTTTAAAGTagaatttaatattcaaaaaaatattttcaaaaagaatTAGCTTGAACTCGTTTCAAATATTTGATTTGTAAGAAGAtcataatattttgaatatacAGAGTTACTGAGGCTACAATACGAATGATTGCGTAAAGGTCAGCGCAGATAAGAAGGGGCAAAGGGagatataaaagagaaattCGAATGCCAATACGCCAGTATTTTTAGTAAGTCGAACCATTTAAATCTAATCGTTTACTGAAAGATGAAGACCATCATATTGGTGTCACTTTTAATGGCAATGTGCTTGCTTTCGGAAGTGCGAGGTACGTGAATTCCTTTTAATGTATCaggaaataattataaaatataagcaCCATCACTGAACGTACCATAAGTGTAAAATAACAGATTGAAAGTGTAAAATGCAATTTATGATAGAGCGTAATCTGAATTAAAACAGGCGAACCGTTGCATCCAATTAATTCTCACGAGACTCATTAagataatttcatttcaatttcgtTATTATTCACAAATAAGATTAATATCCAAGGAATGGTATTCCGTATAATGTTTAATAAGTAAAGATATAATTTAAGAGAACcgaaatttcgaaaaatcatattctataaatatatttttggtAAGCAGGAACTTGTAAAGGATATGGAGATAAAGATCTCAACGTTGGAACACACTATATTAACTGCACTGCCGTTTCATGCCACCCAAATGGAAGTGTAACGATGCTTGGGTAAGTCTTGTGACACAAATAACGTTTTTTTACTCACAATATTTGTTAAGTATACCGTAATAGTGATGGATTGGATAGATTAGATAGACTAGATAGATTAGATATGATTAAATGTTTTAGGTGTGCATCGTACCGATGCCAAGAAGGAAAACAAATCGGATATCGGCAAACGGATTTAAGCAAACCTTATCCGGAATGCTGTGAAGGACCTATTTGCGCGGATTAAAGTTAATAGCTGAAACTGAAAATACTCGATATAAGAGAAAAATGTTAAAGAATGTTATGTAtggattaatgaaattaaatgaatacaaaatataaattgtaaaatgaTGTCGCACTTACTTTGCATGGTATAATTAAGAGCCTGATGcggataaaaataatataaaaacatGTGCGTCCAGGAGATACTGTTTCAGGATGAGATAATAGTAAACTGTAGGAGATTGCTTTGCAGCTTGTGTTTCTCAACGATACAATCACTACAACGCAATGAAGGATGACTAATGTTTGGATCATCAATTCAATGACATTTTCAGTGTCTGACACGCGTCCCCGTTCTTATACTTGCAAAAGGCAAGCATAGCAAGAAGTTTAATTTATTCAGTTAACTTATTCTAAAGTCCCGTCGCCAAAGTGATGcaatttctatttatattaaCTATGTATTTTTATCtacattaaaaatgaaataaataatcataataatgaaaatttttaaacttaCCCTATGCTCGAACCAACTGTGTTATTAATACTCCATGACGGGTTCGATATTCCACTACTATAGTTGCTTTCATTGGGGACGGCTAAATTTACTGCGTTATTCCTTGCTATCTCAATAGAATCTCGTTCATTAACATTATCATTCGACACATTATTTCGCGAACGATCATTCACAGGTTCGTTATTTGTACTGCTTCCATAAGTCGTTGGCGTATTAGTACCGGAAGATCCAGACGACTGGGTCCGCGAGATCCTACTCGATAATTTGTTTTCAACATCTGTAGTTAAAATATTTCCCAGTATCGAGATTCCTCCTACAGGTTTCTGAATCACAAAACATATTAATCTTCCGATCCTACTAAAAATTGTCATCAGCTGTAGCATTATTTGATGTAAtcttacttttttattttgtggtTGATTTTTAGATGATCCAAAGAGATCGCCCATATCTTCATCATCGCTAAACAGATTAGTAGTATTTACATCAGTGTCCGGCGTACTTGTAGCCATGTGAGTTGGTGCCACAATGTCTAAAAATTTCTTTTGCGCATTTTCTTTATCTGCCAAGACATTACTGTTACTTAAGTGTTTATTTTTTGTAATTGTTTTCACTGTATTTTTTGATGAAAATATATCATCGGAATCTTCGGAATCAGCATCAGCAAACAAATCATCAATTGCTGATTTTGGTTTAGTAGctagagatacagaattttGGTAAAACGTTTATGATATATTAAACTATACAAGATTTAAGTGGGATAATACCTACAAATTGCACTAATTGGAGGTGGTACATCAATGCTAGCTGGTATGATATTATTCTTATAAGGTTTGATCGGTTTTTCCTTCCACAGATTTTCCGAAGATTGGTCATTTACAAACTTTTTACTCTCACTAAGTATATTTTTCGATTTATCAATTGAAACATTTTCATCTTCTTCCGGTGCAAACAGATCCTCTGAAATAAACGTAACAATCATTAAATATTGATGAGgtataaaaattattccatTCATGTGAATACCTTTAAATCGATTTATCGACGCATCACTCTTTTCGTCCATAACAGTTGGTTTTTGAGCTTGTCGAACGGTACCTAATCGTTTAGCTAATTCTTCTGCAAAATTTGGTGCTGAATCATTTGATAATGATACCTAAagaaataatatgaatttttgTAGCATTACAATGGAcaatatgaaatgaaaatatagaTGTTAGGCAAGTTGTACAAACCTTTGGTACACTGTTATTAGGAGTAACTGATTCAGAAATAGAATCTATATTATTTTGACTGACTACATCCATTTTGTCATTATCCATGTATGTTAtatcatttcttttattataagtaTCATTCAAAGAAGGTAATAATCCAACTAGGTTTGATTTAGGATCCAGATTAAGATTCTTGAATGCTGCAGTATCATCAGCCTCGCTGTCTGATTCCTCCTCATCTACTTGCTCTGAttcactactactactactttCTAAACCAATTTTACttgaatttttccatttttcagaGCCAATGACATAAGGTAAAGGTCGATCTTGGTATGGATTATTTGGTCCCACAACGCTAAAATGAAATTActaataattgaataaattgtttttataacaaaaaattatgTAGCAGATATATTTACCTTAGTACTACTTTATtgtcttcatcttcttcttcttcgctatCACTATCAACAAACtccatttctttatatttttcattcattatatTCAGTCCTTGTTTTATACTATCGCTAACAGTGGCTATTAACTCTGCAGCTACTAAATCCTGATCTTTACATTcctatatataatgtaatagttCCACATATTAATAATCAAACTTATTAATTTGATATTATACAATCTTTATCTACCTGTACTGAGGTCTCTACTTTCTTTTCAATCTCTATATCATCTTCTTGTACACGGCTCTCAATAAATTGAGTATTTGCTAAAGCTAATGATCTATTAGTAACATTATCTATAAATATTGTTGTTTCATGTAACTGAGTTGTCAGTGAATCCAAGGTCTCCTCAACTTTGTTAGCTTTTGATACCAAATTCTgtaaaaaagtattataaataagTATGAatcttatacatatatgtatatatgttttTACTATATTGGTTGCAAAAGAAACCtgcattataaatttaaatcataCTTCAGAAAATTGCTGAAGATGTTTGAGAAGTCCTGCATCACCTGCTAAACTccattctcttcttttttttcgcaTTTCTTCTGTAGTCCATGGATGATCCCATGATTTATCCATTTCATCTGATATATCCTGATAGtacaattttttcttatttttactttaaattatttaatatattctatTATATATTTCACAGGTTCAATGTAAACAGAAATGTattctataataataaatatcgatATGGAGAAAGTATCGTTAATCTGTATTATTGTTTATATTTGTTAACCTTCAAAGAATGTTTAAAGTAACCGTTAGTATCAGTGTACAATCATAAAACGTACCATACCACCCAGCCCAATTTGATATAACAAACTGTTGCTTCTCTTCGCAATTACATTTACATAtgttttgttatatttttatcaaacttaGTGAAAGAAGATAAAATACCCACGTAACACTTAGAACTATCAGCTACAGTGTCCAGCACTGTCACATCTACTAGTGACTACCgatgtagaagactggacatgcctttgcttTTGAGGGGTCATGATTTAGGGGGTGCCAGACACCCCATGAACGTGAACTTATCGACTGTCAAAAACTTGATCGATAAGTTGACAATCTGTCGATAAGTTGGTAATTAGCTTCTGGTACTTGCCGACAGGTGGCGCTAGTATCACCTCTTTCAAAagcaaataaataaagtaagttaaataaACTCCAGAAAGAAATTAGAGAACGATTATTATACTGACTGTCCCCTCTTCATACGGAAATGATTTCATCCAG is drawn from Osmia lignaria lignaria isolate PbOS001 chromosome 14, iyOsmLign1, whole genome shotgun sequence and contains these coding sequences:
- the nclb gene encoding PWP1 homolog no child left behind isoform X3 — translated: MNEKYKEMEFVDSDSEEEEDEDNKVVLSVVGPNNPYQDRPLPYVIGSEKWKNSSKIGLESSSSSESEQVDEEESDSEADDTAAFKNLNLDPKSNLVGLLPSLNDTYNKRNDITYMDNDKMDVVSQNNIDSISESVTPNNSVPKVSLSNDSAPNFAEELAKRLGTVRQAQKPTVMDEKSDASINRFKEDLFAPEEDENVSIDKSKNILSESKKFVNDQSSENLWKEKPIKPYKNNIIPASIDVPPPISAISTKPKSAIDDLFADADSEDSDDIFSSKNTVKTITKNKHLSNSNVLADKENAQKKFLDIVAPTHMATSTPDTDVNTTNLFSDDEDMGDLFGSSKNQPQNKKKPVGGISILGNILTTDVENKLSSRISRTQSSGSSGTNTPTTYGSSTNNEPVNDRSRNNVSNDNVNERDSIEIARNNAVNLAVPNESNYSSGISNPSWSINNTVGSSIGINSPQMTSTRLKSEEIYRERVVSDSLFSAQTRNPISVTPNSTNNQSQRESNENVLSTEQDDVFENEDLFGPPPLPKADSKLAKSKVSSLFDDSDSGDELFSTTSSGSRSQKSSDFFTSGVQHPEKAKTTPRKGLFDEEIDIFGNKDSPDIDIFGIASKSPAKPENNISSWKIPDISNDGLFASNAKDTIVKSNTMERNQSVGVTKKISLFDDEEDIDDGDLFGTKPVKNEAKSESRILKNDDDEKKKKEKEHKEEDELFSAKKQANDKSSIGTTASGTDNVEQDVSTLSSEKVDKNVLSGNSLFSNTIGTHGLVFEDDDYDDLFSTKSTKSVIKEETKKESVRSKSETIDDTKETLAKEIKTFDESNIFAKAEEPSAFDTTSNKVEEKNDKDVHRVSSAEPSVAEDIENETKKSPPKSLDIQTVASSSPSEENDQGTKRTVSGKIKNLMGKMGDLKILSPMDVPPLWRRSEEKTDEEDSTADRDSDDGGCISIQGHSSLSASEDSATQKQSLQSTISGESNVESAISFDEPVQVETLSTTASKTRVRIQAKRRPQSRYARKSALTQIGIDFDTVDASESNSQHDSHGNPSQNIFNKDPVSHTVSHTVATSSDRLISDNLHRTTDANIFLTADDKSELGSLSKESSMSANKNTLLSPSTDEEDLFDVPPDLPEDPQKEDTLFGRAPILSPVEQVISERVSTSFKPLKDTHIKQINGTDGGIEENTQKTEENNVLDEPSNNSNGKITVPHKSEEEFKEDNIEAKDELNDVVDPLRDSTHDPLKDPSQLFAFVTKTPSPEKGKNLLFSEDDSLFSSGGKKSTEEQTTKKSVLDLFSDDMGGDLFSTPLTKPLKKPLKDAKISLFDDDEQDDEDDSLFGPVVKKSSVKSESIKKPAVQQSGKKLSLFDDDDNDTNLFSESSEQTQKSDSGSVQEQSNKNEIFASIVEPVKTSHITDIFADQSSGEDDIFASKTVPKKVVTSKSLFPSDDDDDDGDNIFGKKSTTETYVKTTETRSTIKKSVTKDLKKTAEKIGDDPLSILQDD
- the nclb gene encoding PWP1 homolog no child left behind isoform X2; its protein translation is MDISDEMDKSWDHPWTTEEMRKKRREWSLAGDAGLLKHLQQFSENLVSKANKVEETLDSLTTQLHETTIFIDNVTNRSLALANTQFIESRVQEDDIEIEKKVETSVQECKDQDLVAAELIATVSDSIKQGLNIMNEKYKEMEFVDSDSEEEEDEDNKVVLSVVGPNNPYQDRPLPYVIGSEKWKNSSKIGLESSSSSESEQVDEEESDSEADDTAAFKNLNLDPKSNLVGLLPSLNDTYNKRNDITYMDNDKMDVVSQNNIDSISESVTPNNSVPKVSLSNDSAPNFAEELAKRLGTVRQAQKPTVMDEKSDASINRFKEDLFAPEEDENVSIDKSKNILSESKKFVNDQSSENLWKEKPIKPYKNNIIPASIDVPPPISAISTKPKSAIDDLFADADSEDSDDIFSSKNTVKTITKNKHLSNSNVLADKENAQKKFLDIVAPTHMATSTPDTDVNTTNLFSDDEDMGDLFGSSKNQPQNKKKPVGGISILGNILTTDVENKLSSRISRTQSSGSSGTNTPTTYGSSTNNEPVNDRSRNNVSNDNVNERDSIEIARNNAVNLAVPNESNYSSGISNPSWSINNTVGSSIGINSPQMTSTRLKSEEIYRERVVSDSLFSAQTRNPISVTPNSTNNQSQRESNENVLSTEQDDVFENEDLFGPPPLPKADSKLAKSKVSSLFDDSDSGDELFSTTSSGSRSQKSSDFFTSGVQHPEKAKTTPRKGLFDEEIDIFGNKDSPDIDIFGIASKSPAKPENNISSWKIPDISNDGLFASNAKDTIVKSNTMERNQSVGVTKKISLFDDEEDIDDGDLFGTKPVKNEAKSESRILKNDDDEKKKKEKEHKEEDELFSAKKQANDKSSIGTTASGTDNVEQDVSTLSSEKVDKNVLSGNSLFSNTIGTHGLVFEDDDYDDLFSTKSTKSVIKEETKKESVRSKSETIDDTKETLAKEIKTFDESNIFAKAEEPSAFDTTSNKVEEKNDKDVHRVSSAEPSVAEDIENETKKSPPKSLDIQTVASSSPSEENDQGTKRTVSGKIKNLMGKMGDLKILSPMDVPPLWRRSEEKTDEEDSTADRDSDDGGCISIQEDSATQKQSLQSTISGESNVESAISFDEPVQVETLSTTASKTRVRIQAKRRPQSRYARKSALTQIGIDFDTVDASESNSQHDSHGNPSQNIFNKDPVSHTVSHTVATSSDRLISDNLHRTTDANIFLTADDKSELGSLSKESSMSANKNTLLSPSTDEEDLFDVPPDLPEDPQKEDTLFGRAPILSPVEQVISERVSTSFKPLKDTHIKQINGTDGGIEENTQKTEENNVLDEPSNNSNGKITVPHKSEEEFKEDNIEAKDELNDVVDPLRDSTHDPLKDPSQLFAFVTKTPSPEKGKNLLFSEDDSLFSSGGKKSTEEQTTKKSVLDLFSDDMGGDLFSTPLTKPLKKPLKDAKISLFDDDEQDDEDDSLFGPVVKKSSVKSESIKKPAVQQSGKKLSLFDDDDNDTNLFSESSEQTQKSDSGSVQEQSNKNEIFASIVEPVKTSHITDIFADQSSGEDDIFASKTVPKKVVTSKSLFPSDDDDDDGDNIFGKKSTTETYVKTTETRSTIKKSVTKDLKKTAEKIGDDPLSILQDD
- the nclb gene encoding PWP1 homolog no child left behind isoform X4; protein product: MDISDEMDKSWDHPWTTEEMRKKRREWSLAGDAGLLKHLQQFSENLVSKANKVEETLDSLTTQLHETTIFIDNVTNRSLALANTQFIESRVQEDDIEIEKKVETSVQECKDQDLVAAELIATVSDSIKQGLNIMNEKYKEMEFVDSDSEEEEDEDNKVVLSVVGPNNPYQDRPLPYVIGSEKWKNSSKIGLESSSSSESEQVDEEESDSEADDTAAFKNLNLDPKSNLVGLLPSLNDTYNKRNDITYMDNDKMDVVSQNNIDSISESVTPNNSVPKVSLSNDSAPNFAEELAKRLGTVRQAQKPTVMDEKSDASINRFKEDLFAPEEDENVSIDKSKNILSESKKFVNDQSSENLWKEKPIKPYKNNIIPASIDVPPPISAISTKPKSAIDDLFADADSEDSDDIFSSKNTVKTITKNKHLSNSNVLADKENAQKKFLDIVAPTHMATSTPDTDVNTTNLFSDDEDMGDLFGSSKNQPQNKKKPVGGISILGNILTTDVENKLSSRISRTQSSGSSGTNTPTTYGSSTNNEPVNDRSRNNVSNDNVNERDSIEIARNNAVNLAVPNESNYSSGISNPSWSINNTVGSSIGINSPQMTSTRLKSEEIYRERVVSDSLFSAQTRNPISVTPNSTNNQSQRESNENVLSTEQDDVFENEDLFGPPPLPKADSKLAKSKVSSLFDDSDSGDELFSTTSSGSRSQKSSDFFTSGVQHPEKAKTTPRKGLFDEEIDIFGNKDSPDIDIFGIASKSPAKPENNISSWKIPDISNDGLFASNAKDTIVKSNTMERNQSVGVTKKISLFDDEEDIDDGDLFGTKPVKNEAKSESRILKNDDDEKKKKEKEHKEEDELFSAKKQANDKSSIGTTASGTDNVEQDVSTLSSEKVDKNVLSGNSLFSNTIGTHGLVFEDDDYDDLFSTKSTKSVIKEETKKESVRSKSETIDDTKETLAKEIKTFDESNIFAKAEEPSAFDTTSNKVEEKNDKDVHRVSSAEPSVAEDIENETKKSPPKSLDIQTVASSSPSEENDQGTKRTVSGKIKNLMGKMGDLKILSPMDVPPLWRRSEEKTDEEDSTADRDSDDGGCISIQGHSSLSASEDSATQKQSLQSTISGESNVESAISFDEPVQVETLSTTASKTRVRIQAKRRPQSRYARKSALTQIGIDFDTVDASESNSQHDSHGNPSQNIFNKDPVSHTVSHTVATSSDRLISDNLHRTTDANIFLTADDKSELGSLSKESSMSANKNTLLSPSTDEEDLFDVPPDLPEDPQKEDTLFGRAPILSPVEQVISERVSTSFKPLKDTHIKQINGTDGGIEENTQKTEENNVLDEPSNNSNGKITVPHKSEEEFKEDNIEAKDELNDVVDPLRDSTHDPLKDPSQLFAFVTKTPSPEKGKNLLFSEDDSLFSSGGKKSTEEQTTKKSVLDLFSDDMGGDLFSTPLTKPLKKPLKDAKISLFDDDEQDDEDDSLFGPVVKKSSVKSESIKKPAVQQSGKKLSLFDDDDNDTNLFSESSEQTQKSDSGSVQEQSNKNEIFASIVEPVKTSHITDIFADQSSGEDDIFASKTVPKKVVTSKSLFPSDDDDDDGDNIFGKKSTTETYVKTTETRSTIKKSVTKDLKKTAEKIGDDPLSILQDD
- the nclb gene encoding PWP1 homolog no child left behind isoform X1, with product MDKSWDHPWTTEEMRKKRREWSLAGDAGLLKHLQQFSENLVSKANKVEETLDSLTTQLHETTIFIDNVTNRSLALANTQFIESRVQEDDIEIEKKVETSVQECKDQDLVAAELIATVSDSIKQGLNIMNEKYKEMEFVDSDSEEEEDEDNKVVLSVVGPNNPYQDRPLPYVIGSEKWKNSSKIGLESSSSSESEQVDEEESDSEADDTAAFKNLNLDPKSNLVGLLPSLNDTYNKRNDITYMDNDKMDVVSQNNIDSISESVTPNNSVPKVSLSNDSAPNFAEELAKRLGTVRQAQKPTVMDEKSDASINRFKEDLFAPEEDENVSIDKSKNILSESKKFVNDQSSENLWKEKPIKPYKNNIIPASIDVPPPISAISTKPKSAIDDLFADADSEDSDDIFSSKNTVKTITKNKHLSNSNVLADKENAQKKFLDIVAPTHMATSTPDTDVNTTNLFSDDEDMGDLFGSSKNQPQNKKKPVGGISILGNILTTDVENKLSSRISRTQSSGSSGTNTPTTYGSSTNNEPVNDRSRNNVSNDNVNERDSIEIARNNAVNLAVPNESNYSSGISNPSWSINNTVGSSIGINSPQMTSTRLKSEEIYRERVVSDSLFSAQTRNPISVTPNSTNNQSQRESNENVLSTEQDDVFENEDLFGPPPLPKADSKLAKSKVSSLFDDSDSGDELFSTTSSGSRSQKSSDFFTSGVQHPEKAKTTPRKGLFDEEIDIFGNKDSPDIDIFGIASKSPAKPENNISSWKIPDISNDGLFASNAKDTIVKSNTMERNQSVGVTKKISLFDDEEDIDDGDLFGTKPVKNEAKSESRILKNDDDEKKKKEKEHKEEDELFSAKKQANDKSSIGTTASGTDNVEQDVSTLSSEKVDKNVLSGNSLFSNTIGTHGLVFEDDDYDDLFSTKSTKSVIKEETKKESVRSKSETIDDTKETLAKEIKTFDESNIFAKAEEPSAFDTTSNKVEEKNDKDVHRVSSAEPSVAEDIENETKKSPPKSLDIQTVASSSPSEENDQGTKRTVSGKIKNLMGKMGDLKILSPMDVPPLWRRSEEKTDEEDSTADRDSDDGGCISIQGHSSLSASEDSATQKQSLQSTISGESNVESAISFDEPVQVETLSTTASKTRVRIQAKRRPQSRYARKSALTQIGIDFDTVDASESNSQHDSHGNPSQNIFNKDPVSHTVSHTVATSSDRLISDNLHRTTDANIFLTADDKSELGSLSKESSMSANKNTLLSPSTDEEDLFDVPPDLPEDPQKEDTLFGRAPILSPVEQVISERVSTSFKPLKDTHIKQINGTDGGIEENTQKTEENNVLDEPSNNSNGKITVPHKSEEEFKEDNIEAKDELNDVVDPLRDSTHDPLKDPSQLFAFVTKTPSPEKGKNLLFSEDDSLFSSGGKKSTEEQTTKKSVLDLFSDDMGGDLFSTPLTKPLKKPLKDAKISLFDDDEQDDEDDSLFGPVVKKSSVKSESIKKPAVQQSGKKLSLFDDDDNDTNLFSESSEQTQKSDSGSVQEQSNKNEIFASIVEPVKTSHITDIFADQSSGEDDIFASKTVPKKVVTSKSLFPSDDDDDDGDNIFGKKSTTETYVKTTETRSTIKKSVTKDLKKTAEKIGDDPLSILQDD
- the LOC117605704 gene encoding uncharacterized protein LOC117605704 isoform X2; translation: MKTIILVSLLMAMCLLSEVRGTCKGYGDKDLNVGTHYINCTAVSCHPNGSVTMLGCASYRCQEGKQIGYRQTDLSKPYPECCEGPICAD
- the LOC117605704 gene encoding uncharacterized protein LOC117605704 isoform X1, giving the protein MKTIILVSLLMAMCLLSEVRAGTCKGYGDKDLNVGTHYINCTAVSCHPNGSVTMLGCASYRCQEGKQIGYRQTDLSKPYPECCEGPICAD